The following coding sequences are from one Gimesia sp. window:
- a CDS encoding phospholipase → MALTTRTFGPLSCQIYDQLPAETKPQIIAVVSHGFGAPGDDLVPLGPEILRQNAELADKVQFVFPAAPLSLIEMGIPGGRAWWMLDVAALNEAIATGKIRDQRGQTPDGLLEAGQQYRAMLDALLQETGVPLSQCVLAGFSQGSMVSTEVALQLPEPPAALAIWSGTLLCEERWGALADQSARFPVQQSHGTQDPILPFDGAIWLKEMLEQRDYAVDFTEFVGPHTIPQPALDKFGSLLADLTSSL, encoded by the coding sequence ATGGCTCTCACAACGCGTACCTTCGGTCCTCTCAGCTGCCAGATCTATGATCAGCTTCCCGCTGAGACGAAACCTCAAATCATCGCGGTCGTCTCACACGGTTTTGGTGCCCCTGGCGACGACCTGGTTCCCCTGGGTCCGGAAATTCTTCGACAGAATGCGGAACTCGCGGACAAAGTTCAATTCGTCTTTCCCGCAGCCCCCCTCTCTCTGATTGAGATGGGAATCCCCGGTGGACGTGCCTGGTGGATGCTGGATGTCGCCGCTCTGAATGAAGCAATCGCAACCGGAAAAATCCGGGATCAGCGCGGTCAGACTCCGGATGGACTGCTGGAAGCGGGTCAACAGTATCGCGCGATGCTTGATGCACTGCTGCAGGAAACAGGCGTCCCACTGTCTCAGTGTGTGCTTGCCGGGTTTTCACAGGGTTCAATGGTATCCACTGAAGTGGCTCTGCAGTTACCCGAGCCCCCAGCCGCACTGGCGATCTGGTCAGGCACTCTGCTTTGTGAAGAACGCTGGGGTGCTCTGGCGGATCAATCAGCCCGGTTTCCCGTTCAGCAGAGCCATGGCACTCAGGACCCGATTCTGCCTTTCGATGGGGCGATCTGGCTGAAGGAGATGCTGGAACAGCGGGATTATGCAGTCGATTTCACGGAATTCGTGGGTCCACACACCATCCCACAGCCCGCACTGGACAAATTTGGCAGTCTGCTTGCTGATCTGACGAGCAGTCTTTGA
- a CDS encoding YiiD C-terminal domain-containing protein, which yields MLDYDAEEVTAYLHEHIPITRAMQLEVMPPEPDRLRLLARLKPNLNHQETAFGGSIASLGILAGWTLIHLRLHCEERRYKIVIHKSEIEFQRPIEADFEGACLFPEEPVWETFLASLQRKGRARIELNPQVMVNGKVAATIKGNFVIRELSGV from the coding sequence ATGCTTGACTATGATGCTGAGGAAGTGACCGCTTATTTGCATGAGCATATTCCAATCACCCGCGCCATGCAGCTGGAAGTCATGCCTCCTGAACCGGATCGCCTGCGGCTGCTGGCCCGGTTGAAGCCGAACCTGAATCACCAGGAGACCGCCTTTGGAGGCAGTATTGCCAGTCTCGGAATCCTGGCCGGCTGGACCCTGATCCATCTGCGTCTGCACTGCGAGGAACGCAGATATAAAATCGTGATTCACAAAAGTGAAATTGAGTTCCAGCGCCCCATCGAGGCCGACTTTGAAGGGGCATGCCTGTTCCCGGAGGAGCCCGTATGGGAAACGTTCCTGGCGTCTCTGCAACGGAAAGGCAGAGCCCGGATAGAACTTAACCCCCAGGTAATGGTCAACGGCAAGGTTGCCGCGACCATTAAGGGGAACTTCGTTATTCGGGAATTGTCAGGCGTCTGA
- a CDS encoding ABC transporter ATP-binding protein encodes MIETRNLTKRYGNLVAVNNINLNLGEGDVFGFIGPNGSGKTTTMRMIATLLSPDYGEAYVCGKSIYTHPEEIRRLVGFMPDFFGVYDDMTVIEYLEFFASAYRIKGPQRRKVCEEKLELVDMTFKRDAMVNQLSRGQTQRIGLARVLLHEPQVLLLDEPASGLDPRARIEIRNLLKRLGEMKKTVIVSSHILPELADVCTRVGMIEKGNLIVDDNVDEVMKKARQRILLHVAVTENTDKAAALLEKHSQVSELEIKKGEMLVTLQNDVKDYTFIPSLLIGEGFQLKLFREEEINLETAFMELTKGLVQ; translated from the coding sequence GTGATTGAAACACGTAATTTAACCAAACGCTACGGCAACCTGGTTGCCGTGAATAATATCAATCTGAACCTGGGTGAAGGTGATGTCTTCGGTTTTATCGGCCCCAACGGTTCCGGCAAAACCACGACCATGCGGATGATCGCCACGTTGCTCAGTCCGGACTATGGCGAAGCCTACGTCTGCGGGAAATCAATCTATACGCATCCCGAAGAAATCCGTCGTCTGGTCGGCTTCATGCCCGACTTCTTCGGCGTCTATGACGACATGACCGTGATCGAATACCTCGAGTTTTTCGCTTCCGCGTATCGCATCAAAGGGCCGCAGCGCCGCAAGGTCTGCGAAGAGAAACTGGAACTGGTCGATATGACCTTCAAACGGGACGCCATGGTCAATCAGCTGTCCCGCGGTCAGACTCAGCGAATCGGGCTGGCACGCGTGCTGTTGCATGAACCGCAGGTACTGCTGCTTGATGAACCTGCCAGTGGTCTCGACCCCCGTGCCCGTATTGAGATCCGCAATCTGCTCAAACGACTGGGGGAGATGAAGAAAACCGTGATCGTTTCCAGTCACATTCTGCCCGAACTGGCAGACGTCTGTACGCGGGTCGGCATGATCGAAAAAGGAAACCTGATCGTCGACGACAATGTCGATGAGGTCATGAAGAAAGCACGTCAGCGGATCCTGCTGCATGTCGCGGTAACCGAGAACACCGACAAGGCAGCTGCCCTGCTGGAAAAACATTCTCAGGTTTCCGAACTGGAAATCAAGAAAGGTGAGATGCTGGTGACGCTGCAGAATGATGTGAAGGATTACACCTTCATTCCATCATTGCTGATCGGGGAAGGCTTCCAGCTCAAATTGTTCCGCGAAGAGGAAATCAACCTGGAAACCGCCTTCATGGAACTGACCAAAGGTCTCGTTCAATAA
- a CDS encoding prolyl oligopeptidase family serine peptidase — MLRKMLPGALALLMLLSGASIQAEEKAQSGKQGAAELKTTIPVNMDYLIYLPENYDEKEKWPLMLFLHGAGERGDNLDLVTVHGPPKLIKNGKQFPFIVVSPQCPDEQLWQPVELTALLNDIEKKYKVDKDRIYVTGLSMGGFGTWSLAAYTPYRFAALVPICGGGEKFWVKKIKHVPIWVFHGAKDGAVPLDRSQTLVDVLKKEKADVSFTIYPEAGHDSWTETYNNPEVYEWLLKQKRKPEKEVRAAEAKAEAERKAKREAAKKKKQ; from the coding sequence ATGTTGCGAAAAATGTTACCAGGAGCATTGGCACTGCTCATGCTGCTGAGCGGGGCTTCCATCCAGGCGGAAGAAAAAGCACAGTCGGGCAAGCAGGGTGCTGCAGAGCTCAAAACCACGATTCCGGTCAACATGGATTACCTGATCTATCTGCCCGAGAATTATGATGAGAAAGAAAAGTGGCCCTTAATGCTGTTTCTGCACGGTGCCGGTGAGCGGGGAGATAATCTGGATCTGGTGACGGTCCACGGTCCTCCTAAGCTGATCAAGAACGGAAAGCAGTTCCCCTTCATCGTGGTTTCTCCCCAGTGTCCTGACGAGCAACTCTGGCAGCCGGTGGAACTGACGGCTCTGTTGAATGACATTGAAAAGAAGTACAAGGTCGACAAAGACCGGATTTATGTAACGGGCCTGAGTATGGGAGGTTTCGGTACCTGGTCCCTGGCCGCCTACACCCCTTACCGGTTCGCCGCCCTGGTGCCGATTTGCGGCGGTGGTGAAAAGTTCTGGGTCAAGAAAATCAAACACGTTCCCATCTGGGTTTTCCATGGTGCCAAAGATGGCGCTGTGCCGCTGGATCGTTCGCAGACCCTGGTCGATGTGCTCAAGAAAGAAAAGGCCGATGTTTCGTTTACGATCTATCCGGAAGCCGGACACGATTCCTGGACGGAAACCTACAACAACCCGGAGGTTTACGAATGGCTGCTGAAGCAGAAACGCAAGCCCGAAAAGGAAGTCAGAGCCGCGGAAGCCAAAGCAGAAGCGGAGCGCAAAGCAAAGCGTGAAGCAGCGAAAAAGAAGAAGCAGTAA
- a CDS encoding mechanosensitive ion channel domain-containing protein — translation MLLALTGFLSSSYSQVPKKPSPANGSDSTSSTEEPQITSESIQKRIDQIKNIKDLTEDNQKKAGEFYSQALANLKKAEDLKVATGRYTEDAKNAMQRLNQVKQEIEKLNKQPAPSFNHIQDLPKLQQMLVQEEANLEQFKQQQSNWDEQITGRVNRQKEILTRISEIDNKISDLDKQLALPAPADEPAIVTDARKTELKTRISLLKTEKPALRAEQSSYEAEEAVGYPRVRQDFLKLQTQEQSEAVEVLKKQIAKRRNIESEMRVQEARDEVFATNPLLQPLAEKNQQYAEDIQALNHKIQSVDQKYSQTSKILDELKKQFTQTKEKETSIGLTGPIGLLLRNQQSSLPDVETRKLSIEKRAKEIDEVHLRLFELDDEWSEFPSAETVTDNIIKDSKRKLSDIEKANLKSIVEETLAKQKEYLDTLIRSNNAYFNKLMDLDVAETQLVKQTEGYADYIQERVFWIKSSPPISFAEAKQIPNSLSWLLSPTHWKQLLEAIQEDIITNPIIYVTGIFCFMSLLYLAYNVRQQLRIINKEIIRSSFRKFGITARVAFLTLFIAIVWPGFIWFFAWRLGSGPETAPFVKAVDSSLRQIAWLLFFWELIRQICRPLGLGESHFGWYKQTVLYVRKNIRWVIPISVPLLFVTLVLHGKEVDRTQDLLERLFFVALLVTYTIFARRVFHPRSGLFQSIMNYNQEVWYDRLKYLVYFLALAVPCGLIVLSLIGFYFTAMSLFHLIFLTLWLFLGVILFRAILLRWILIHHRQLSHKLNQERLEALRKENQESSTPESNIAGITTEEENPADLTKISAQIKRLVNACMLVILLLGAFGIWGDVMPAFNRLDSFKLWSTQVQTEEEIKDSDGNVTTKVTERLEPVTYLDVALALIYALFAVIATRNIPGLLEFLVLQRLPLDSSVKYATTSLARYVVALIGIFVVFNALGLGWSKLQWLATALTFGLGFGLQEIFANFVSGLILLIERPIRVGDIITVDEITGIVSRIRMRATTITNWDRKEYIVPNRDFITGKLLNWTLTDSVNRVTITVGVAYGTDTNRATDLAMKILMDHPQILEDPAPSITFESFGDSTLNLILRAYLPDLDNRLLAIHQIHTAIHEQFNAADIEIAFPQRDVHLFYGDKPVMIPPPELPGPETTENTETS, via the coding sequence GTGTTGCTAGCACTGACTGGTTTCCTTTCCAGTTCCTACTCCCAGGTCCCCAAGAAACCGTCTCCCGCTAATGGTAGCGATTCTACGTCCTCAACCGAGGAACCGCAGATCACCAGTGAGTCGATTCAGAAACGGATCGACCAGATCAAAAATATTAAAGATCTGACTGAGGACAACCAGAAAAAAGCCGGAGAGTTCTACAGCCAGGCACTGGCCAACCTTAAAAAGGCAGAAGACCTTAAGGTGGCTACCGGTCGTTATACCGAAGATGCCAAGAATGCGATGCAGCGGCTGAATCAGGTCAAGCAGGAAATTGAAAAGCTCAATAAACAACCTGCGCCCTCGTTCAACCATATACAGGATCTACCCAAGTTGCAACAAATGCTGGTTCAAGAGGAAGCCAATCTTGAGCAGTTCAAGCAGCAACAGTCCAACTGGGATGAACAGATCACGGGCCGGGTGAATCGGCAGAAAGAAATCCTGACCAGAATTTCTGAGATCGATAACAAGATCAGCGACCTTGATAAACAGCTGGCACTCCCCGCTCCGGCTGACGAACCTGCTATCGTCACCGACGCCCGTAAAACTGAGCTGAAAACCCGGATCAGCCTGCTGAAAACTGAAAAGCCGGCACTGAGAGCCGAACAGTCTTCTTACGAGGCTGAGGAGGCCGTCGGTTATCCCCGCGTGAGGCAGGACTTTCTGAAACTACAGACTCAGGAGCAATCTGAAGCGGTAGAGGTCCTCAAGAAACAGATTGCCAAACGCCGCAACATCGAATCGGAAATGCGGGTACAGGAAGCCCGGGATGAAGTCTTCGCGACCAATCCGCTGCTGCAGCCCCTGGCAGAAAAAAACCAGCAATACGCCGAAGACATTCAAGCCCTGAACCACAAAATTCAGTCGGTCGATCAGAAGTATTCCCAGACCAGTAAAATACTGGATGAGCTCAAAAAACAGTTTACCCAGACCAAAGAAAAAGAGACCTCCATCGGTCTGACCGGTCCGATCGGGTTACTCCTGCGGAATCAGCAGTCCTCCCTGCCTGACGTGGAAACGCGGAAACTGAGCATCGAGAAACGCGCCAAAGAAATCGACGAAGTTCACCTGCGGCTGTTTGAGCTGGATGATGAGTGGTCAGAATTTCCCTCAGCTGAAACCGTTACAGACAACATCATCAAGGACAGCAAGCGAAAGCTGTCTGATATCGAAAAAGCAAATCTCAAGAGCATTGTCGAAGAGACACTGGCCAAACAGAAAGAGTACCTGGATACGCTGATCCGCAGTAATAACGCGTATTTCAACAAGCTGATGGACCTCGACGTTGCAGAAACGCAACTGGTTAAGCAGACGGAAGGATATGCAGATTACATCCAGGAACGGGTCTTCTGGATCAAAAGTTCGCCTCCGATTTCGTTTGCCGAAGCGAAGCAGATTCCGAACTCCCTGAGCTGGTTACTTTCTCCTACACACTGGAAGCAGTTACTCGAAGCCATCCAGGAGGATATCATCACCAATCCCATCATCTATGTGACCGGGATTTTCTGTTTTATGAGCCTGCTTTATCTGGCGTACAATGTGCGCCAGCAACTGCGGATCATCAACAAAGAAATCATTCGCAGCAGTTTTCGCAAGTTTGGAATCACTGCGCGCGTCGCATTCCTGACCTTGTTCATCGCGATCGTCTGGCCGGGATTCATCTGGTTTTTCGCCTGGCGTCTGGGGAGTGGCCCCGAGACGGCCCCCTTCGTCAAAGCAGTGGATTCCAGTTTGCGGCAGATCGCCTGGCTGCTGTTTTTCTGGGAATTGATCCGCCAGATCTGTCGCCCTCTGGGCCTTGGGGAATCACACTTTGGCTGGTACAAGCAGACCGTGCTCTATGTCAGGAAAAATATTCGCTGGGTGATTCCCATCTCTGTTCCACTCCTGTTTGTGACGCTGGTCCTGCATGGCAAAGAAGTCGATCGCACTCAGGATCTGCTGGAGCGGCTGTTCTTCGTCGCATTACTGGTAACGTATACGATCTTTGCCCGCCGGGTATTCCATCCCCGCTCCGGTCTCTTCCAGTCGATTATGAACTACAATCAGGAAGTCTGGTATGACCGACTGAAATATCTGGTCTATTTCCTGGCGCTGGCCGTTCCCTGCGGCCTGATCGTTTTATCGCTAATCGGTTTCTATTTTACAGCGATGAGCCTGTTCCACCTGATCTTCCTGACGCTCTGGCTCTTCCTGGGCGTGATCCTGTTCCGTGCGATCCTGTTGCGCTGGATCCTGATCCATCATCGCCAGTTAAGCCACAAACTGAACCAGGAACGTCTGGAAGCACTGCGTAAGGAGAATCAGGAATCCTCGACGCCCGAGTCCAACATTGCCGGGATTACGACAGAAGAAGAAAACCCGGCCGACCTGACCAAGATCTCCGCCCAGATCAAGCGACTGGTCAATGCGTGTATGCTGGTGATCCTCCTGCTGGGCGCCTTCGGGATCTGGGGGGACGTAATGCCCGCCTTCAATCGACTCGACTCGTTCAAGCTCTGGTCCACACAGGTCCAGACCGAAGAGGAGATCAAAGATTCTGACGGCAACGTTACAACGAAAGTCACAGAACGACTGGAACCGGTCACTTATCTGGATGTCGCCCTGGCACTGATTTATGCTCTGTTTGCCGTGATCGCCACCCGGAACATTCCGGGACTGCTGGAGTTCCTGGTGCTGCAAAGACTCCCCCTGGACTCCTCTGTGAAATATGCGACGACCAGTCTGGCTCGTTACGTCGTGGCGTTGATCGGTATTTTTGTCGTCTTCAATGCACTCGGCCTGGGCTGGTCGAAACTGCAATGGCTGGCGACCGCCCTGACCTTCGGCCTCGGTTTCGGTCTGCAGGAAATCTTCGCCAACTTTGTTTCGGGTTTGATTCTGCTGATCGAGCGGCCGATTCGAGTGGGTGATATTATCACCGTGGATGAAATCACGGGCATCGTTTCTCGAATCCGCATGCGGGCGACCACGATTACCAACTGGGACCGCAAGGAATACATCGTCCCCAACCGGGACTTCATTACCGGCAAACTCCTGAACTGGACGCTGACCGATTCGGTCAACCGTGTGACCATTACCGTCGGGGTCGCCTATGGAACCGACACGAATCGGGCCACCGATCTGGCTATGAAGATTCTGATGGACCATCCACAGATCCTGGAGGATCCGGCTCCGAGTATCACCTTTGAATCATTCGGCGACAGTACGCTGAATCTGATCCTGAGAGCCTACCTGCCTGACCTTGATAACAGGCTGCTGGCGATTCACCAGATTCATACCGCCATCCACGAACAGTTCAATGCCGCCGACATTGAAATCGCCTTCCCACAACGGGACGTGCATCTGTTCTACGGTGATAAACCGGTGATGATTCCTCCGCCGGAACTACCGGGTCCTGAAACCACTGAGAACACGGAAACCAGCTGA
- a CDS encoding STAS domain-containing protein: protein MTNYHDDFQLEWHGNTVVIIPASNVESMSWDLIEQAADIVMAPLQEVEIPMVVFDLSDVSYFGSVFLALLLRCHKHVRSRGGELVLCGASKMASELLRITALDTLWAIYETRDEALDALMG, encoded by the coding sequence ATGACGAACTACCACGACGATTTTCAATTGGAATGGCATGGAAACACGGTTGTAATCATTCCGGCGAGCAACGTGGAATCTATGAGCTGGGACCTGATCGAACAGGCTGCTGATATCGTCATGGCTCCACTGCAGGAAGTCGAAATTCCCATGGTTGTTTTTGACCTGAGTGATGTGAGTTACTTTGGCTCGGTCTTTCTGGCCCTGCTGCTGCGATGCCACAAACATGTCCGCAGTCGTGGAGGCGAACTGGTTCTGTGCGGTGCCAGTAAAATGGCCAGCGAATTACTCCGCATTACGGCGTTAGACACTCTCTGGGCCATATACGAAACCAGGGACGAAGCCCTCGATGCCCTGATGGGTTAA
- a CDS encoding HEAT repeat domain-containing protein, whose product MSEVRRSHQKWLSWTLPLLVCAALSGCQKSLLQNVSETPVVTAFKEVETFKPEIPAELEGLNVYLSQDLWVKNHHWSPYDEWKTLHDLKTTELSTPHNHRWLFGVKQDSSPLQQVAQAVETTDKSAKAEQVADDTTPEKSAGTEKPTASKNKSATESWSFNALHDFFHREEDSEPTHNSQKIAALQQLAAHDTLAGWNATILWATLAPRTAADTIPTLEELVCEADKRSDSESKSDKKQKASVSPGIRLAALNGLSLVLAHADALPIGTKQRLTQLLSRPDISLKLRGELYRSLSRFMPPAQIISMNQSMDIADSSALPPKELRRAALEGCIMHGLWFYAEPDQFSHRSAASQQPRPYQSSAWPENIMQVRWDPDAIIRWNFGYWAAVVRHPDAEAILTAQLKDADLLVQNKAIRNLGLLGSDSALRMLKQQSTRPQETVRVAAATGLSSWGPVYLAGLRDDSSSAVRLAVAEGLGQSPTADAALQLKSLINDRSTEVQLTVIESIRHWPDELAIPLLLEGIKEGVFKTRRASVLQLTERTGVGGIISIEASREERAAAIQSLVQSGQLPGGFWTQLMQQGIHQESRVNQGRVAELQAYFQQLINQSPDAPGWQHAFQELTQLTPEEVNQLEKMILETSVAIPDEVYSDLLPKLDTNYAALQQLNSSHVTDRRQAAQQLFMSSQKSSLNPVIVKRLRTLMAREQDRLVWRIVMESISRDSYEEAAQLALLAINHNWPDIRVLGCEYFGAHGIPQYAPWVLPLLNDSNHSVQLAAIRTLGQCHNPIAINGVQTDEQNPSRPASLRNLLTHSNQRVRFETVVALSHLGDFQGMQELVRLSNDTRSAVRRDAVREMGESGQTRFVEPLIQMGWTERNSSTLEEILSSLGRLVPPSDRPAELKTVSSPSEQAKIWMNWWQTQHTGSSSRLFTGS is encoded by the coding sequence GTGTCAGAGGTTCGTCGAAGTCATCAAAAATGGCTGTCGTGGACTCTCCCGCTTCTGGTCTGCGCGGCACTCTCTGGATGTCAGAAAAGTCTGTTACAGAACGTCAGCGAAACACCGGTCGTGACTGCCTTCAAAGAGGTAGAAACCTTCAAACCAGAGATCCCCGCCGAACTGGAAGGCTTAAACGTTTATCTCTCCCAGGATCTGTGGGTCAAAAACCATCACTGGTCTCCGTACGACGAATGGAAAACGCTTCACGATTTGAAAACAACGGAGCTCTCTACACCACACAACCATCGCTGGCTGTTTGGCGTCAAACAGGACAGCTCTCCTCTACAGCAGGTCGCGCAAGCTGTCGAAACGACTGATAAGTCAGCAAAAGCAGAACAGGTCGCAGACGATACCACACCAGAGAAATCAGCTGGGACAGAGAAACCGACTGCTTCCAAAAACAAGTCAGCTACAGAGAGCTGGTCGTTCAATGCCCTGCACGACTTCTTCCACCGGGAAGAAGACAGCGAACCGACGCATAATTCACAGAAAATTGCCGCCCTGCAACAACTGGCCGCACATGATACACTGGCAGGCTGGAACGCAACCATCCTCTGGGCCACACTGGCCCCCCGGACTGCGGCCGACACCATTCCGACGCTGGAGGAGCTGGTCTGTGAAGCGGATAAGCGTTCGGACTCCGAATCAAAATCTGACAAGAAACAGAAAGCCAGCGTTTCGCCAGGCATACGACTCGCTGCACTCAATGGTCTCTCACTTGTGCTGGCACATGCAGACGCGCTGCCTATTGGGACTAAGCAACGCCTGACCCAACTGCTTTCGCGTCCTGACATTTCTCTCAAACTGCGGGGGGAACTGTATCGCAGCCTGTCGCGTTTCATGCCGCCTGCACAAATCATATCCATGAATCAGTCGATGGACATTGCTGACAGCAGCGCGTTACCCCCTAAAGAACTCCGCCGGGCTGCCCTGGAAGGCTGTATCATGCACGGTCTCTGGTTCTATGCAGAACCGGATCAGTTTTCCCATCGCAGTGCAGCCTCACAACAACCGCGTCCTTACCAGTCTTCTGCCTGGCCTGAGAATATCATGCAGGTTCGCTGGGATCCGGATGCCATCATTCGCTGGAACTTCGGCTACTGGGCGGCCGTGGTTCGTCATCCCGACGCCGAAGCTATCCTGACCGCACAACTCAAAGACGCTGATCTGCTGGTGCAGAACAAAGCAATCAGAAACCTGGGACTGCTGGGCAGCGACTCTGCCCTCCGCATGTTGAAACAGCAATCCACCCGCCCCCAGGAAACAGTACGTGTCGCCGCTGCGACGGGCCTCAGTTCATGGGGTCCGGTTTACCTGGCAGGCCTGAGAGATGACAGCTCCTCTGCCGTACGCCTGGCGGTCGCCGAAGGTCTGGGACAGTCTCCCACGGCTGATGCCGCTTTGCAACTGAAGTCCCTGATCAACGACCGCAGCACCGAAGTGCAACTCACCGTGATTGAATCGATCCGACACTGGCCAGACGAACTGGCAATCCCACTCCTGCTGGAAGGGATTAAGGAAGGCGTCTTCAAAACACGCCGCGCCAGTGTGCTGCAGCTGACCGAACGGACGGGTGTCGGCGGGATCATCTCCATCGAAGCCTCACGTGAAGAACGGGCAGCCGCCATCCAGTCACTGGTACAGTCGGGACAACTTCCCGGCGGATTCTGGACGCAGTTGATGCAGCAGGGAATCCATCAGGAATCCCGCGTGAATCAGGGACGTGTCGCAGAACTGCAGGCTTACTTCCAACAGTTGATCAACCAGAGCCCTGATGCTCCCGGCTGGCAACACGCTTTCCAGGAGTTGACCCAGTTGACACCCGAGGAAGTCAATCAGCTGGAGAAGATGATTCTGGAGACATCGGTTGCCATCCCGGATGAGGTATACAGCGACCTGCTTCCCAAACTCGATACAAATTACGCCGCACTCCAGCAGTTGAACAGTTCGCATGTCACCGACCGTCGTCAGGCGGCCCAGCAACTGTTTATGAGCTCACAGAAATCTTCACTCAATCCTGTGATCGTTAAACGTCTGCGTACATTGATGGCCCGGGAACAGGACCGGCTCGTCTGGCGGATTGTGATGGAATCGATCTCCCGAGACAGCTATGAAGAGGCCGCTCAGCTCGCCCTGCTGGCAATCAATCACAACTGGCCTGACATTCGGGTGCTGGGCTGTGAGTATTTTGGTGCTCACGGAATTCCCCAGTATGCCCCCTGGGTCTTACCCCTGTTGAATGACAGCAACCACTCCGTGCAACTGGCGGCAATTCGTACCCTGGGACAATGCCATAATCCCATCGCCATTAACGGTGTCCAGACGGACGAACAAAACCCGTCGCGACCGGCATCGCTACGGAACCTGCTAACCCATTCGAATCAACGTGTCCGCTTTGAAACTGTGGTCGCTTTGAGTCACCTGGGCGACTTCCAGGGTATGCAGGAACTGGTGCGTCTCTCCAACGACACCCGCAGTGCGGTCAGGCGGGACGCAGTACGGGAAATGGGAGAATCGGGCCAGACGCGGTTCGTAGAACCACTGATCCAGATGGGATGGACCGAACGCAACTCGTCTACTCTGGAAGAGATTTTGAGCAGCCTGGGCAGACTGGTTCCCCCATCCGATCGACCAGCAGAATTGAAGACGGTTTCCAGCCCCAGCGAGCAGGCGAAAATCTGGATGAACTGGTGGCAAACTCAGCACACGGGGTCCAGTTCGCGGCTGTTTACAGGGAGTTAA